In Alteromonas mediterranea DE, a single genomic region encodes these proteins:
- a CDS encoding cytochrome c3 family protein, translating to MMKWIIIVLGLVAAGFGVSHFIHMPEDSAQIPWEKMVEPGSLSKAHAFLADDCLSCHTPVKGVERDKCVACHANDTHIVARQPTAFHTDIKECASCHVEHKGESANISLMSHIALVDIGFNMLPNPNVPFDEGAATMAFLENILANKQTPDPLFVHPEVSDKEALLNCTQCHSNDDRHLGLFGEDCVQCHSTDKWSLPKFIHPSSQSRDCNQCHEAPPSHYMQHFKMISAKVAGEPKAKVEECYACHQSTSWNDIKRAGWYKHH from the coding sequence ATGATGAAATGGATAATAATCGTTCTTGGCTTAGTTGCTGCTGGCTTTGGCGTCAGTCATTTCATTCATATGCCTGAAGATAGCGCACAAATTCCATGGGAAAAAATGGTTGAACCCGGTTCACTCAGTAAGGCACATGCCTTTCTCGCGGATGACTGTTTGAGTTGTCACACACCGGTGAAGGGCGTTGAGCGTGACAAATGTGTGGCGTGTCATGCAAATGATACGCATATCGTAGCGCGTCAACCCACTGCATTTCATACCGACATCAAAGAATGTGCAAGTTGCCATGTAGAGCACAAAGGTGAATCGGCCAATATTTCGCTCATGAGCCATATAGCGTTAGTTGACATTGGTTTCAATATGCTCCCCAACCCAAATGTCCCGTTTGACGAGGGCGCTGCCACCATGGCGTTTTTGGAGAACATACTAGCGAATAAACAAACTCCTGATCCCTTGTTTGTGCACCCTGAGGTCAGTGATAAAGAAGCCTTACTAAATTGTACGCAATGTCACAGCAACGATGATCGCCATTTAGGTCTATTTGGAGAGGATTGCGTGCAGTGTCACAGCACAGACAAATGGTCACTGCCAAAGTTTATTCACCCGTCGAGTCAATCACGTGATTGCAATCAATGTCATGAAGCGCCGCCCAGTCACTATATGCAGCATTTTAAAATGATTTCCGCCAAAGTGGCAGGCGAGCCTAAAGCTAAAGTTGAGGAATGCTATGCCTGTCATCAATCTACGTCCTGGAACGATATTAAGCGTGCCGGATGGTATAAACACCATTAA
- a CDS encoding HyaD/HybD family hydrogenase maturation endopeptidase, which yields MLSVETTPPIDQIKNAAKRYAIIGVGNLLQRDDGVGVHAVRAMQPLLKSYSNVSCIDAGTLSYELLEWVASSDHTIVIDAAYMRCPPGTVRVFENEAIADQFQQATTHSVHQITLRDTLLTSQTLYSKPSAVTLIGVEPEAIEWGTSLSPKVNAALSSIMDIAFACLSGDNVQTYKPATQKEAR from the coding sequence ATGCTATCAGTAGAAACTACACCACCAATTGACCAAATCAAAAACGCGGCTAAGCGCTACGCTATCATTGGTGTTGGAAATCTATTGCAGCGAGATGATGGCGTTGGTGTGCACGCGGTTCGTGCTATGCAACCCCTGCTAAAGTCTTATTCAAATGTATCTTGCATTGACGCTGGGACACTGAGCTATGAACTTTTGGAGTGGGTTGCGAGTTCCGATCATACGATAGTCATCGACGCGGCTTATATGCGCTGTCCGCCTGGCACGGTGAGAGTGTTTGAGAACGAGGCAATTGCGGATCAGTTTCAGCAAGCGACGACCCATTCCGTTCACCAGATCACGTTACGCGACACATTGTTGACCAGCCAAACGTTATATTCAAAACCTTCTGCGGTGACGTTAATTGGCGTAGAGCCGGAGGCGATTGAGTGGGGAACCTCTTTGAGTCCAAAGGTAAATGCAGCGCTATCATCGATCATGGATATCGCATTTGCTTGCTTATCAGGCGACAACGTTCAGACCTATAAACCGGCAACCCAAAAGGAGGCACGATGA
- a CDS encoding hydrogenase expression/formation C-terminal domain-containing protein, whose product MTEELIFMTSNADKTGNVMPLLHQIRHALSQLIERQEQTTIDLRRLPLSASEEAQLEAFLGHGEVKADIQALGDTVLIESRYAGVWLEIHYNEDVEIMGKYVHICTCPPIIKSQPEDMVLSLSNIVSDIHSLSHQSSDETAKED is encoded by the coding sequence ATGACCGAAGAACTCATTTTTATGACATCAAATGCTGATAAAACGGGCAACGTAATGCCGCTTTTGCATCAGATACGTCATGCGTTGTCTCAGTTAATTGAACGACAAGAACAAACCACGATTGATCTGCGACGATTGCCTTTAAGCGCTAGCGAAGAAGCGCAGTTAGAAGCTTTTCTTGGGCATGGAGAGGTTAAAGCTGATATTCAGGCGCTGGGTGATACGGTGCTAATCGAATCACGCTACGCAGGCGTTTGGCTTGAAATTCACTATAACGAAGATGTGGAGATCATGGGCAAATACGTTCATATCTGTACCTGTCCACCAATCATAAAATCTCAGCCAGAAGATATGGTGTTATCGCTCAGCAATATAGTGTCTGACATCCATTCGTTGTCTCATCAATCTTCTGATGAAACGGCTAAGGAGGATTGA
- a CDS encoding hydrogenase small subunit, translating to MALPTLNKQLQASGISRRTFLKFCATTASLLALPQSAVADLATALGNARRPSVIWLPFQECTGCTEAILRSHAPTLESLIFDHISLDYQHTIMAAAGEQAEDARRAAMNAHKGQYLLLVDGSVPVGNPGYSTISGMSNVDMLRESAKDAAGIIAIGTCASFGGIPKANPNPTGAVAVSDIITDKPIVNISGCPPLPIAITAVLVHYLTFKRFPDLDELQRPLAFFGESIHDRCYRRPFFEQRKFAKSFDDEGAKNGWCLFELGCKGPETFNACATVKWNQGTSFPIESGHPCLGCSEPDFWDKSSFYQALGPWEWYKSKPGKGAQKHAGKNS from the coding sequence ATGGCGCTACCAACATTAAACAAGCAGTTACAAGCGTCCGGTATCTCAAGACGCACATTTCTTAAGTTTTGCGCTACAACGGCGTCTTTACTGGCATTGCCGCAAAGCGCTGTTGCCGATTTGGCGACTGCCCTTGGCAATGCGAGAAGACCCTCTGTGATTTGGTTGCCCTTTCAAGAGTGCACAGGGTGTACCGAAGCAATATTGCGCTCTCATGCTCCCACATTGGAAAGCCTTATTTTCGATCATATTTCGTTGGATTATCAGCATACGATAATGGCTGCTGCGGGAGAGCAAGCTGAAGACGCTAGGCGTGCGGCGATGAACGCGCACAAAGGGCAATATTTGTTGTTGGTTGATGGTTCGGTTCCGGTGGGTAACCCAGGATACTCAACGATCAGTGGCATGAGTAATGTCGATATGCTGAGAGAATCGGCAAAAGATGCTGCGGGTATTATTGCCATCGGTACCTGCGCGTCTTTTGGCGGGATCCCTAAAGCAAACCCAAATCCGACGGGGGCAGTGGCAGTAAGCGACATTATTACAGACAAGCCAATCGTAAACATTTCAGGCTGTCCGCCACTGCCTATCGCGATTACAGCTGTGTTGGTTCATTACCTGACGTTTAAGCGTTTCCCTGATCTCGACGAATTACAACGCCCACTCGCTTTTTTTGGTGAAAGCATCCATGACAGATGTTATCGACGCCCATTTTTTGAACAACGTAAATTTGCAAAATCGTTTGATGATGAGGGGGCAAAAAATGGGTGGTGTTTGTTCGAACTTGGTTGTAAAGGGCCCGAAACCTTTAACGCATGTGCAACGGTTAAATGGAATCAAGGCACGAGTTTTCCTATCGAATCTGGCCATCCGTGTCTTGGTTGCTCTGAGCCCGATTTCTGGGATAAAAGCAGCTTTTACCAAGCCTTGGGTCCATGGGAGTGGTACAAATCCAAACCCGGCAAAGGTGCACAGAAGCATGCTGGGAAAAACTCATAA
- a CDS encoding nickel-dependent hydrogenase large subunit: protein MENTASNNRLVVDPITRIEGHLRIEAEMDGNTIKQAFSSGTSVRGIELILQGRDPRDAWAFAQRICGVCTLVHGMASVRAVEDAIRKAWRSNAKLGVAIGKPSMTSMPKGPMQHGKKGHRQSRTSIGVLSEAEMAIPQNAQLIRNIMIATQYVHDHVMHFYHLHALDWVDVVSALDADPTRTATLAGQLSDYPRSSPGYFKDVKQKVKTLVESGQLGIFSNAYWGHPGYKLPPEVNLMALAHYLDALTWQREVVKVHTIFGGKNPHPNFVVGGVPSPINLNASTGINTSRLVQLQDAITQMKSFVDQVYYPDIVAIAGYYKEWGTRGEGLGNFLTYGDLPMTSMDDPDSFLFPRGAILGRDLSKVHDLDLDDPSEIQEFVSSSWYRYSGGNASGLHPFNGQTTLEYTGPKPPYKHLNVGAEYSWLKSPRWKGHAMEVGPLARVLMMYAKKDAAAQDIVNRSLSILDLETSALFSTLGRTLARAVETKIVVNQLQSWYDQLLDNIAKGDTDTFNPLYFDPTNWPIKGQGVGVMEAPRGALGHWLVMQNGKIENYQCVVPTTWNAGPRDPNSQAGAYEAALQDKHTLHDPDQPLEILRTLHSFDPCLACAVHVMDETGEERLRLKVR, encoded by the coding sequence ATGGAAAATACAGCAAGTAACAACCGGTTAGTCGTCGATCCTATCACTCGAATTGAAGGGCATCTTCGAATAGAAGCTGAAATGGATGGGAATACCATCAAACAGGCGTTCTCATCAGGCACGTCTGTTCGGGGAATTGAACTGATTTTACAAGGCAGAGATCCGCGTGACGCTTGGGCTTTTGCGCAACGTATCTGTGGCGTCTGCACGCTGGTGCATGGTATGGCATCGGTGCGTGCTGTCGAAGATGCAATTAGAAAAGCTTGGCGGTCAAACGCAAAATTAGGGGTTGCCATTGGAAAGCCCTCCATGACATCTATGCCAAAAGGACCGATGCAACATGGTAAAAAAGGGCACCGACAGTCACGTACTTCAATAGGCGTACTGAGTGAAGCAGAAATGGCTATCCCTCAAAATGCACAACTGATAAGAAACATCATGATTGCAACCCAATATGTGCATGATCACGTGATGCATTTTTATCACTTGCATGCCCTAGATTGGGTTGACGTTGTTTCTGCACTAGATGCAGATCCAACGAGAACCGCTACGCTCGCCGGTCAATTGAGTGATTATCCTCGTTCATCGCCGGGATATTTCAAAGATGTGAAGCAAAAAGTCAAAACGCTGGTTGAGTCTGGGCAGCTAGGGATATTCAGTAACGCGTATTGGGGGCATCCTGGCTATAAACTGCCACCTGAAGTTAACTTGATGGCATTAGCACATTATTTAGATGCGCTAACGTGGCAGCGTGAAGTTGTAAAAGTTCACACCATATTTGGAGGGAAAAACCCTCATCCTAATTTTGTCGTTGGCGGCGTGCCTTCACCGATTAATCTCAATGCGTCAACGGGTATTAACACGAGTCGATTAGTGCAACTACAAGATGCTATCACGCAAATGAAGAGCTTTGTCGATCAGGTGTATTACCCCGATATTGTGGCGATTGCGGGTTATTACAAAGAGTGGGGGACACGAGGGGAAGGGCTGGGTAACTTTCTTACCTATGGAGACTTACCTATGACATCAATGGATGACCCTGATTCTTTCTTGTTTCCACGAGGTGCAATACTTGGTCGAGACTTGAGTAAAGTGCATGACCTTGATCTAGATGATCCCTCTGAAATTCAAGAATTCGTCTCTTCCTCCTGGTATCGATATAGTGGAGGGAACGCAAGTGGTTTACACCCTTTTAATGGACAAACAACACTCGAGTATACTGGTCCGAAACCGCCTTACAAGCACCTAAATGTAGGGGCTGAATATTCATGGTTGAAAAGTCCGCGTTGGAAAGGCCATGCGATGGAGGTGGGACCGCTGGCTCGCGTGCTAATGATGTATGCTAAAAAAGATGCCGCTGCGCAAGACATCGTTAATCGATCTCTTTCTATCTTGGATTTAGAGACCTCTGCACTTTTCTCCACACTCGGTAGGACGCTCGCCAGAGCAGTGGAAACAAAAATTGTGGTTAACCAGCTACAGTCTTGGTATGACCAACTATTGGATAATATCGCAAAGGGCGATACCGATACGTTTAACCCTCTGTATTTTGACCCTACCAATTGGCCAATTAAAGGCCAGGGGGTAGGCGTGATGGAAGCGCCTCGTGGCGCGTTGGGGCATTGGTTGGTCATGCAAAATGGCAAAATTGAGAATTACCAATGTGTCGTGCCTACGACATGGAACGCTGGACCTCGAGATCCCAACTCACAGGCAGGTGCTTATGAAGCCGCTCTGCAAGATAAACATACGCTACATGATCCTGACCAACCTTTAGAGATTTTGCGAACACTTCATAGTTTTGACCCCTGCTTAGCATGTGCCGTGCACGTAATGGACGAAACAGGGGAAGAGCGTTTGCGTCTAAAAGTTCGTTAA
- a CDS encoding HypC/HybG/HupF family hydrogenase formation chaperone, with the protein MKVIAIKGFNATCEAKGVSREVSLHLVQGLEVKVGDYVMVHVGYALQVITYDEAQVTWEMLDQVIAYDA; encoded by the coding sequence ATGAAAGTCATTGCAATTAAAGGCTTTAACGCAACGTGTGAAGCGAAAGGTGTCTCTCGCGAGGTGAGTTTACATTTAGTGCAAGGGCTAGAGGTCAAAGTTGGCGACTATGTGATGGTACATGTTGGTTATGCTCTCCAAGTGATCACCTATGATGAAGCGCAGGTGACATGGGAGATGCTCGATCAGGTCATTGCTTACGATGCATGA
- a CDS encoding hydrogenase maturation nickel metallochaperone HypA, with translation MHEISLCYSLLDTVAVHQRANMNKSVSLVHVKVGPLSGVEPDLLHHAFLACRTHTIGDQATLRIDTSAIKIRCKLCGEFSRVSVNSILCASCGAWQTDLIEGDEFILQRIEFIAPDNFTESKERKHVR, from the coding sequence ATGCATGAAATTAGTCTTTGCTATAGCTTGCTTGACACAGTCGCTGTTCACCAGCGAGCAAACATGAATAAGTCTGTCAGTCTGGTTCACGTCAAAGTCGGCCCACTGTCAGGTGTTGAGCCTGACTTGCTGCACCATGCGTTCTTGGCGTGTAGAACTCACACCATTGGCGATCAGGCAACGCTTAGAATTGACACAAGCGCTATCAAGATACGCTGTAAATTGTGTGGCGAATTCAGCCGAGTTTCGGTGAATAGCATCCTATGTGCAAGTTGCGGTGCTTGGCAAACCGACCTCATTGAGGGCGATGAATTTATATTGCAACGAATAGAGTTTATCGCACCTGACAATTTTACAGAATCAAAGGAGAGAAAACATGTGCGGTAA
- the hypB gene encoding hydrogenase nickel incorporation protein HypB codes for MCGNCGCETQVKSEKTDKPSANIVEVHANLKSNNDNQAIANRALFDAHNVLVINLMSSPGSGKTRLLEETIRALKSQYAMAVIEGDLETENDANRIRRHGVQAEQIATGQGCHLDASMVQKVLGRFSLQKLDVLFIENVGNLICPACFDLGQHLNIILLSVPEGDDKPEKYPVMFRAADVMLISKTDYLQFHDEFNVPRAIESFRKVGNDAPVLEVSSLKSQHLERWFSYFTHAITAHQSQSLQNSGV; via the coding sequence ATGTGCGGTAACTGTGGTTGCGAAACGCAAGTAAAATCAGAGAAAACTGACAAGCCATCAGCAAATATCGTTGAGGTTCACGCAAATTTAAAAAGCAACAATGACAACCAAGCGATAGCAAACCGTGCTTTATTTGACGCACATAATGTACTAGTGATTAATTTGATGTCATCCCCAGGCAGTGGAAAAACCAGGCTACTCGAAGAAACGATACGTGCGCTTAAGTCGCAATACGCGATGGCGGTGATTGAAGGCGACCTCGAAACTGAAAATGACGCAAATAGAATTAGACGTCATGGTGTGCAGGCGGAGCAAATCGCCACGGGCCAAGGGTGTCACTTGGACGCCAGTATGGTGCAAAAGGTACTTGGAAGATTTAGCTTACAAAAACTAGACGTTTTGTTTATAGAGAATGTTGGCAATTTGATTTGTCCAGCGTGTTTTGATTTAGGACAGCACTTAAACATTATTTTGCTGTCCGTACCAGAAGGTGATGATAAGCCTGAAAAGTACCCAGTGATGTTTCGTGCCGCGGACGTCATGCTTATTTCTAAGACCGATTACTTGCAATTTCACGATGAATTCAATGTACCTCGCGCGATTGAATCATTTCGTAAAGTGGGCAACGATGCGCCCGTTCTCGAAGTGTCTTCATTGAAAAGTCAACATCTAGAGCGTTGGTTTTCTTATTTTACGCACGCCATTACAGCTCATCAGTCTCAGTCGTTACAAAATAGCGGAGTCTAA
- the hypD gene encoding hydrogenase formation protein HypD produces the protein MYSVESLLRDIKNTSLSKPFRILNVCGGHERAITRAGFRTLFQHNIHLIPGPGCPVCICPEEDIAYAIHLAINENVVIVSFGDMLRVPVEHEMGGCSSLIDAKNQGADIRPISSPQEAVSIALEEPRKVIVFFAVGFETTMAPIAATLLNDLPNNFKVLLSGRLTWPAVAHVLESQPNTFDALIAPGHVATIMGSEEWQFAIDHHNLPVSIAGFHPESLLLSLQTLLGNCSNKVVTLSNRYPEVVKQNGNAAAKAIINKAFTIVDAHWRGIGVIPGSGFSFASRLSHLDATNDYAPVDFPSQCAQNVPETTSPCEKVILGKMAPDACPFFGQECKPASPKGACMVSDEGACRIWYSSGERSITNVIKKGNTLKVEMK, from the coding sequence ATGTACAGTGTTGAATCGTTGCTAAGAGACATTAAGAATACCTCGCTTTCAAAACCGTTTCGTATTCTTAATGTTTGCGGTGGCCATGAGCGTGCGATTACGCGCGCTGGATTTAGAACGTTGTTTCAGCACAATATTCATCTGATACCTGGGCCAGGGTGCCCCGTTTGTATTTGCCCCGAAGAGGATATTGCATACGCGATACACTTAGCCATTAACGAAAATGTCGTTATCGTTAGTTTTGGTGACATGCTCCGCGTCCCAGTCGAACACGAAATGGGTGGCTGTAGCTCATTGATAGACGCAAAAAATCAAGGGGCCGATATCCGTCCGATATCTTCTCCTCAAGAAGCGGTATCTATAGCATTGGAAGAACCTCGTAAGGTTATTGTGTTTTTTGCTGTTGGTTTTGAAACGACTATGGCACCGATTGCAGCAACACTGCTTAATGATTTACCCAATAACTTTAAAGTATTATTGTCTGGACGACTTACTTGGCCAGCAGTTGCCCATGTGCTTGAGAGTCAACCGAATACTTTTGATGCACTGATTGCGCCAGGCCACGTTGCGACAATTATGGGTAGTGAAGAATGGCAGTTTGCAATCGACCATCATAATTTGCCTGTCAGTATTGCTGGTTTTCATCCAGAAAGTTTGCTGTTGTCGCTCCAAACGCTGCTCGGTAATTGTTCAAATAAAGTCGTCACACTGAGTAACCGCTATCCCGAAGTGGTAAAGCAAAACGGCAATGCAGCAGCTAAAGCAATAATCAATAAAGCGTTCACTATCGTTGACGCACATTGGCGAGGAATTGGTGTTATTCCTGGTTCTGGATTTTCCTTTGCTTCGAGACTATCGCACCTAGACGCCACAAACGATTATGCGCCAGTCGATTTCCCTTCGCAATGTGCGCAAAACGTTCCTGAAACCACATCGCCCTGTGAAAAAGTGATCCTCGGAAAAATGGCACCTGATGCGTGCCCGTTTTTTGGTCAGGAATGCAAACCAGCATCCCCTAAAGGCGCATGTATGGTGTCTGATGAGGGGGCTTGCCGAATTTGGTATAGCTCTGGTGAGCGCTCGATAACAAATGTTATCAAAAAGGGGAATACGCTAAAGGTGGAGATGAAGTGA
- the hypF gene encoding carbamoyltransferase HypF, with protein sequence MTTARTYVANTNKSKTIAYELNITGVIQGVGFRPLVYCLAYEKSIVGWVQNDCGCVRIHAEGTELDVEQFVFDLLNNGSLVSISLLEKKQVKLSNVDSFTIKESGHDIACGAISIPKDVYLCGACKAELLSNTNRRGTYSFIACSKCGPRFSMLRAMPYDRKNMSMSAFPMCELCRKEYQSPTDRRFHAQPISCRVCGPEVFCSTVGGRVVSQGDVDVVATVVAYLNQGKIVALKSIGGYHLLCDAQSTEAVDLLRQRKNRPDKPFAVMLPEPRADETSEDWLDKCVAVDSHQRALLLSPVRPILLAKKQSNVPIADNVAPMLRDLGVMLPCSGLHLLIMQQFNRPMVATSGNIYGEPMVTSTSSAQQHLSMLADIFVHHNRDIFHKLDDSVLRTLKSGTIPIRLGRGISPIELSLPYTVQEPMLAVGANQKNTVAIALNNRLIVTPHIGDLDSPIMQAHFEKCISDFQALYHVHPQRILCDSHPGYISSRWAKGSELPTTKVLHHHAHASAWALAAEISTPSLVFVWDGTGLGENGEMWGGEVFCGTPGNWKRVASLAPMKLQGGNKVPNQPWRSAASLVWGTNFTGIDFKPFDPQQLSYNAWQNELNCHVSSSMGRLFDAAAFACCEQSEVSYEGQAPMMLESVASTPSKVMPLTLVQKNDEFIQMDWRTLVPELFDFKVSPQTRAANFHASLIETVWEVTLHCRKKFNFDHIGLAGGVFQNRILCDGISQRFLQSDIPVVIPSSLPLNDAAISVGQIHEYCSRRS encoded by the coding sequence ATGACAACTGCCCGCACATATGTTGCCAATACGAATAAGAGTAAAACTATCGCCTATGAGTTGAACATTACTGGAGTCATCCAGGGGGTTGGGTTCAGACCGTTAGTTTACTGCTTAGCGTATGAAAAAAGTATTGTTGGTTGGGTACAAAACGACTGTGGATGTGTGCGAATACACGCTGAAGGCACTGAGCTAGACGTTGAACAATTTGTATTCGACTTACTGAACAATGGGTCGCTAGTTTCCATATCCTTGCTGGAAAAAAAGCAGGTTAAACTGAGTAATGTAGACTCGTTCACGATAAAAGAAAGCGGTCATGATATAGCGTGCGGGGCGATATCAATCCCCAAAGATGTCTATTTGTGTGGAGCGTGTAAAGCTGAGTTACTGTCAAATACTAACCGACGTGGCACCTATAGCTTTATCGCTTGCAGTAAATGTGGTCCACGATTTTCTATGCTGCGAGCAATGCCATACGACAGAAAGAACATGAGTATGTCAGCATTTCCAATGTGTGAGTTATGTCGTAAAGAATATCAATCGCCAACTGATAGGCGCTTTCATGCTCAACCAATAAGCTGTCGCGTATGCGGGCCTGAAGTATTTTGTTCAACTGTCGGCGGGCGCGTGGTCTCGCAAGGCGATGTTGATGTTGTAGCAACGGTTGTCGCGTATTTGAATCAAGGCAAAATTGTCGCGTTAAAAAGTATAGGCGGTTATCACTTGCTCTGTGACGCACAAAGCACTGAAGCGGTAGACCTTTTACGCCAGCGTAAAAATAGACCAGATAAACCTTTCGCGGTCATGCTCCCAGAGCCTCGTGCAGACGAAACAAGTGAGGATTGGTTAGATAAATGCGTTGCTGTAGACAGTCATCAAAGAGCGCTCTTACTAAGCCCCGTGCGACCCATTTTACTTGCAAAAAAGCAATCGAATGTACCCATTGCAGATAACGTAGCGCCCATGCTTCGTGATTTGGGGGTGATGTTGCCGTGCAGCGGACTGCATTTACTCATTATGCAGCAATTCAATCGCCCCATGGTGGCTACGTCAGGAAATATTTACGGTGAACCGATGGTCACATCGACGTCATCGGCACAGCAACACCTTTCGATGTTGGCAGACATCTTCGTGCACCATAATCGAGACATTTTTCACAAACTGGATGATTCTGTGCTGCGAACGCTTAAGTCAGGCACCATTCCAATTCGCCTGGGGCGGGGTATAAGTCCGATAGAATTATCATTGCCATATACTGTGCAGGAACCAATGCTTGCTGTTGGCGCGAATCAGAAAAATACAGTCGCAATAGCTTTGAACAATCGACTTATCGTAACACCGCATATTGGCGACCTCGATTCTCCGATAATGCAAGCGCACTTTGAAAAATGTATCAGTGACTTTCAAGCTCTCTATCATGTTCATCCACAGCGTATTCTTTGCGATAGCCATCCTGGCTATATCAGTTCCCGTTGGGCCAAAGGCAGTGAACTACCGACTACTAAAGTTTTACATCACCACGCTCATGCATCAGCGTGGGCATTAGCTGCTGAAATATCGACACCAAGCTTGGTTTTCGTGTGGGATGGAACGGGATTAGGCGAGAATGGCGAGATGTGGGGAGGGGAAGTTTTTTGTGGGACGCCGGGCAATTGGAAACGTGTTGCCTCATTAGCGCCTATGAAGTTGCAAGGCGGCAACAAGGTTCCAAATCAACCATGGCGAAGTGCAGCATCACTAGTGTGGGGTACTAATTTCACCGGCATTGATTTTAAACCATTTGATCCACAACAATTAAGCTACAACGCATGGCAAAACGAACTCAATTGTCATGTTAGTAGTTCAATGGGAAGACTGTTCGACGCGGCGGCATTTGCCTGCTGTGAACAGAGCGAAGTCTCTTATGAAGGGCAGGCGCCGATGATGTTGGAAAGCGTTGCGTCGACGCCCTCTAAGGTTATGCCGTTAACGTTGGTCCAGAAAAACGACGAATTTATTCAAATGGATTGGCGAACACTGGTACCGGAACTATTTGATTTCAAAGTGTCTCCTCAAACTCGTGCTGCAAATTTCCACGCTTCGTTAATTGAAACGGTATGGGAGGTAACCCTACATTGCCGTAAAAAGTTTAATTTTGACCACATTGGATTGGCAGGAGGCGTCTTCCAAAATCGCATTTTGTGTGACGGTATATCACAACGGTTTTTACAATCAGACATTCCTGTGGTTATTCCAAGTAGTTTGCCATTAAACGATGCCGCAATAAGTGTTGGGCAAATCCACGAATACTGTTCACGGAGGTCATAA
- the hypE gene encoding hydrogenase expression/formation protein HypE, producing MKSAEGNNHSSSEPLGTESIQLAQGNGGTLTKRLIDHVFKNKANKDLDLLHDAATVTFDGPYLSITTDSFVVSPPTFPGGNVGALSVYGTVNDLAVVGATPRYISTAFIIEEGFSLSTLKQIVNGMHQAAEETKVAIVTGDTKVVPKGSGGGVFINTTGVGDSRDAPIWDTSLIKAGDHVLVSGSVGDHGACVLLAREDYGLQGQLKSDCGSVVPLIDPIKHLEGVRFVRDPTRGGLSVLLHDVANETGFDIELIENNIPVRPEVASVCEILGFDPFVLACEGRIVAVVAPDISGKVLEHWRSIRNGEQAEHIGVIVKNTESKGRVTIVTPMGGRRFMNELEDEPLPRIC from the coding sequence ATGAAAAGCGCAGAGGGCAATAATCATTCATCATCAGAGCCGTTGGGCACGGAATCTATTCAATTAGCTCAGGGGAACGGCGGAACACTGACAAAAAGACTCATTGATCATGTTTTTAAAAATAAAGCGAACAAAGATCTAGATCTGCTTCATGATGCCGCCACAGTAACTTTTGATGGTCCTTATCTGAGTATAACAACGGATAGCTTCGTTGTATCCCCCCCAACATTTCCAGGCGGCAATGTAGGCGCGTTGAGTGTTTACGGTACCGTCAATGATTTAGCAGTCGTTGGGGCAACACCACGGTACATCAGTACTGCATTTATTATTGAAGAAGGCTTTTCCCTTTCAACATTGAAACAAATCGTTAATGGAATGCATCAAGCTGCCGAAGAAACGAAGGTCGCCATTGTAACAGGTGATACGAAAGTTGTCCCGAAAGGCAGTGGTGGCGGCGTTTTTATCAATACAACGGGTGTTGGAGACAGCCGAGATGCGCCGATTTGGGATACCAGTCTTATAAAGGCAGGCGATCATGTACTGGTTAGTGGTTCTGTAGGTGATCACGGTGCGTGTGTCCTGCTTGCTCGCGAGGACTATGGTTTGCAAGGTCAGCTAAAGTCTGATTGTGGAAGCGTTGTTCCTCTTATTGATCCAATCAAGCATTTGGAAGGTGTTCGTTTTGTGCGTGACCCAACTCGTGGAGGGTTGTCAGTATTACTCCATGACGTTGCTAATGAAACAGGCTTCGATATCGAGTTAATTGAAAATAATATTCCGGTGCGACCTGAAGTGGCAAGCGTGTGTGAAATATTAGGCTTTGATCCGTTTGTTTTAGCGTGTGAGGGACGCATTGTTGCTGTTGTTGCCCCTGACATAAGCGGTAAGGTGCTAGAACACTGGCGGAGCATTCGAAACGGGGAGCAGGCCGAACACATTGGTGTAATAGTAAAAAACACCGAATCAAAAGGGCGCGTGACCATTGTTACGCCAATGGGAGGAAGACGTTTCATGAATGAACTCGAAGATGAGCCGCTTCCAAGGATCTGCTGA